Genomic window (Chloroflexota bacterium):
AAGACCAATTTCGGGGTTGGTGTGGATCCTCAAACTGAGATCAACAAGCTCAGCTCGATGGGCTTCCACAGCCTCCGTAACAATGGCTTTCAAGTCGCGCATTCCTGTACTCAAGGTGGTGTCATTATAGCCAATGATAGCCAGCATTGCCAAGCCAGTTCTGCGTAACAACAGAGATCCTGCTCCTTCCTCTTTCTTACAAGAGGCGTCCATATGACAGAAAAAAGGGTGGCTGATGTAGTGCTCCGTCCAACATGCCAAGCCACTCTCCCCAAAGAGATATGCGACCAGCCTGCAATTGGGCCGGGAGATGTACTCGAGCTGGCAGCGGCTGATTGCAGATGATTCCGCCATCATAGCCAGACCAAGAAAAACGGTAGCTCCTGAAGCGTTGAACAAGATTCAGCAGGCTTTCAAACGTTCTGGCATGACCGAGGAGAAACTTCGGAAGACATGGCGTCGGATAAGGCAGGAAGTCGCCACACATGGCGCTCACTCAGCCCCAGCACCCTAGCCACCTCTCGCACCCCCGCCCCTACCACAAGCACTTGGTTCAGTATCATCAATCTACCTTGCTCTCGTTGACTCAATATCAGTCTTCCCGCGGACTGACATTTTGACTGACCACTTAGCCACTGACAAAATCATAGACCAACCTAAACACTCCTCGGGGCCTGTTGCCGAACCCCTTCACCAGAATCCTAGCCATAAGGTGGCAATTGAAATGATTATTCAGCCTGATCCTTTCAGCAGAGCTTTTTGAGCAGGTTTGCTACCGCAGCTTGTCATGCAACGAGCCCTACTCCCTGTCTGTGGGTTCAGGTCTCCTAGCCCCCTAAGCACCCTCCCCCATCTCAGCTTTGAACCTGTGATATTGGGCAACTCGGCTTAGAGCCCTGGACGCCCTTTCCAGAGAGCTATAAGTTGTGATATCGGCTTCTCTGAGTTCTCTAATGAACTCTTCAGCCTCCCCTGCCTTACCCTCGTCTCTCACAGCGACAACCACGGGCTTGCCTGTCGGGTTGTTCTTAGCAAAACTGGAGACGCATTTCTTGAATCCGGCAAAGTGCTCCGCCGAAAACCATTTGGCATAACCGACGCCCAGATGCAGAAGAATAATGTCAATGGCGGGGTCGGCGGCCACGATATCCAGGGCGCGTTTTAAGGTGTGCAGGTCCTCGAAAACGCTGCCTCCATCCAGTGGGTTTACCACGCTTTGATTCACGATGGTCATGAACTCTCGCAGCGCGGTGATCGTCTTATTGGACAGGGGTGGTACCTGGAGGCCCTCCTGGGAACAGACATCGCCAGCAGCTACACTATTCCCGCCGCCTCCCCCCCACACTGCCACCCGCCCCCCGGGCGATGGCCTCAGACGGAGAAGCGTCATAGTAACATCAGCCATCTCCTCAATGGAGTTCACTTTTGTCACCCCTGTCTGTTTGAAGAAAGCTTCCCAAACCTGTCTGTCACCCGCCAGCGAGCCTGTGTGCGTGGCCGCAGCCCTGGCTCCAGCGGGTGAAAGCCCGCCTTTCCAGATGATGATTGGCTTCTCTGGGTTTACCTGGGTGACAAGCTGCTTGAACCTCCTGCCATTCTTGACCTCCTCGATATACATGCCTACTATCTGCGTCTCAGGATCGGTGGCCAGATACTCCAGGAAATCAGCAGAATCCATGACCAACGCGTTTCCGTAGCTTATAGCCTTGCTGAAACCGATCCCTTGCGACGGCCCCTCCCTGACAAAGGTCTGACAGTGGCCTCCGCTCTGCGAGAGGAAGGCCACCGGGCCCTGGGCCAGCACCACCTGGCTGTACATCTGCATGCGGTTCGAGGGCACATGATAGCCGAGGGCGTTCGGCCCCACTACTCTGAGGCCTCCTTTCAGGGCGATGTCGCGTAGCACGCCTTCCAGTCTCTTCCCCTCTTCTTCGCCGGTCTCCCCAAAACCGGCGGTGCATATGTGTACGTCGACTGCCCCAACTGCAACGCAGTCCTTTAGCACCTGAGGTACCAGAGCTGCGGGCACTGTGACTATAATGTAGTCGGGCACCTCGGGGAGGGCGGCCAGACTGGGATAAGCCTTGAGACCCCCAATGATATCAGCCTTGGGGTTAATGGGGTATAAATGCCCCTGAAACTTGGCCTCCTGAAGCAGGCGAAGAAACATCAGTCCCGTGTAGCCCGGAGCAGAGTGACTCTCAGTCCTTGACACGCCGACAATGGCGATAGACTTGGCGTGAAAAGCTCTGTCCAGGCCCAGGTTTCCAGTCATATCAACCTCCATTCTGGTGGTAGAAAACAAGCCTGTGGAAGTCAGGTATCAGGTCACTGAGAAACTGGCCTGGAACACTGCCACGGCGACGACTTCACCCGTTCTAACCAGTAAACAAGTTCCAGGCATTTGAGCCATGACGTATCTGCCAGCTCCCGCAGGCCAACTCCACATGTGTCTTGCACAAAAATGGGGCATCTCAGGCACTGAGGAGATTGACACCTCAGTTACCAGGTCCCTGCCCCTGCTGTCAATATTATAGCTCTAGCGTGCCTCTATTGTCCTGTTCTTGATCCCACTGGGGGCTGTCCTGCTTTGGGGTAAGAGGTCCTACAGGCGAAGGTGAGATCTCTTGGTGCTTCCCGGGATGAAGCCAGGGTAGAAAGGGACTAGGAGGCACTGCTTAACCCCACAAGCTGGCTTGTAAGGGAAATCAATAAGGGTGGCCTTAGCATTTGACAAGAGCCGATAATGGTTTTATGTTTACATTACAACGCGCAGGGAGGTGGGGAGAAATGAGCAGTAAGGAAATGCCAATTCAGCCATCCGGAATATCAGGTTTGGACATAACACGGCGGGACCTGGTGGATTGTATTGAAGATGATCTTTTAGTCATCGATAGTGAGTACCGGATCAGGTTCGCTAATGCAGCTATATGTGGGAGACTTGGGAAGGCGGCAGAGTCACTTGCCGGACAGCTTTGCTACGAGGTCTTACACGAGAGAGACAGACCGTGTAGCCCACCTCTCTGGGATTGCCCGCTAGAAAGAGTCCTGCAAAACGCCTGCCTTTCCAGGACTATTCACCCTACCCGCCTCTACGGAGAGGACAGGTATCTCAAGATTACGTTGTATCCGCTTCGGGATAGCCACGGTAGTGTCGAAGCAGCGGTCGAACTCAGAAAAGACGTTACCTCAGAAAGAGCGCTGGAGACACAAATCCTCCGGCGACATCATCAGCTCTTGGCGCTGAGCCACATTTCCAGTGCAGTGAGCGGCGAGCGAGATTTAGACACCATACTGAAGATCGCTTTGGACAATGTGCTGGAGATCATTAATGGCACCATCGGTGGGATTCTGCTTCTAGACGAAGATACCAATACTCTGAGCTACCGCGTGCAACGTGGCCTGTCAGCCAAATTCGTCGAAAGTGTAAAGCTCTCGCTAGGTGAAGGGATAGCTGGAAGAGTAGCCCAAAGTGGTCAGCCTACCCTGTCGGAAGACCTCTCCAAAGATCCGCGTACTGCTAACCCAGACCTGGCCAGCGCAGAGGGCCTCAGGGCATTCGTTAGCATTCCCCTGAAGGCTAAGGACAAGGTGGTAGGTGTGATGAATGTTGCCAGTCATTTGCGTGGGCGGTTTGGCGCAGATGATCTTGCTCTTCTCAATTCCATCGCGGACTATCTCGGCACGGCAATTGAACAGGCCAAGCTCTACGAAGGACTGGCCAGGGCAGGAGAGCGGTATCGAAGGCTTCTGCAGCATGCTCTGACTGCCCAGGAAGACGAACGGAAGCGAATTGCTCGGGAACTGCATGACGAGACCAGCCAAGCGCTCACCAGTATCACTCTCACCTTACAGGCCATGATAAGCATGGCAGAGATGAAAAATATCGGTGACACTGAGTTCATAGAGAGGCTACGGAAAGCGCACTCGTACGCCGTTCATGCCAGCAATGAGATTGTGAAACTGATGAAGGAGTTGCGTCCCAGTCTGCTCGATGAGCTTGGGTTGCCGGCGGCGATCAACCGGTATGCCAAGAATACCCTGGAACCCCAGGGCATCAATGTATCTGCAGAATTCAAAGGCATGGAGCAGCGCTTACCTCAACAAGTGGAAGTAGCGCTTTTCCGCATCGCTCAGGGGGCCATAGGCAACATCCTGGAGCACTCGGAGGCGCGGAATGCTTCTATCAAGCTCGACTGCGACGCAAATCAGTGCGTACTGCGAATTGAGGACGACGGCAAGGGTTTTGATATTAGCAAGATCACGCGAGTAGACCCCAGGGGCCGTGGTGCTGGCTTGTTCACTATGAAGGAGAGGGTGAAGCTGATAGGTGGCAACTGCCGCATTGACTCCCAACCGGGGCAAGGTACCAAGGTTACTGTCAAAACACCACTGGTTAAGGACTTCGTGGATGAGGAAGATAAAGGTCTTAATAGCGGATGACCACGCCTTGGTGCGTGATGGAATTCGGGCATTGCTAGCGCTCGTCAGCGATGTAGAGGTAGTCGGTGAGGCGGCCAATGGGATAGAAGCCCTGGAGAAAGTCAGGGAGTTGGCACCGGACGTGGTGCTCATGGATCTAGCGATGCCTGTCTTAGGCGGTCTTGAGGCCACCCGCAGGATACGCCGTGAGTTCCCGGGGACAAAGGTGCTGGCACTGACCCAATATGAAGATAGCGAGAGTGTTGTCCCCATCATCGAAGCCGGGGCCTGTGGTTTCGTTACTAAGGTGGCTGCCTTTTCTGAGCTTGCTTCAGCTATTCAAGCTGCCTATAGGGGTGATTCCTTCCTATCTCCCTCAGCAGCAGCCGTTCTTGTGGAGGAATACCAGCAGAAAGCTAGCACAGGACGTCGAGAAGACCCCTACGACAGATTGACAGATAGAGAAAGGGAAGTGCTCAAGTTGATTGTCGAGGGATATACCGCTCGGGAAATAGGCGATCGCTTGGTCATCAGCCCCAAGACTGTGGAATCGTACAAGACTAGCCTGATGAACAAGCTCAACATCCACAACAAGACGGATCTCATCAAGTATGCCCTGCGGAAGCGGCTCATAACCCTGTGATAACTTGGACGACCCTCGCCTTTTCCTACTCATAATGGTGCCGGCTGCTCAGTTCCTCGCCTAATAAAACGACTCCCAGCCAGCACGCCGATGTGGTTCCTCAATTTCCATGCCCGACCTTCAGGTTCATGCCTTCTCATGCTGATATAGCCGGGCGTCGGCTCGCCCATGGCCGAGCTTGCTCAAGCTGTGCTGCCAGGCGAAAGAGCGTTGCCTCATCGCCGTAGCGCCCGACAAACTGAGTTCCCACAGGCAGGTTTTCCCTGTTCCAGAAAAGGGGCACGGACATAGCGGGCCGCCCGGTGAAGTTAGCTACCCCTGTGAACGATGCACACTCGCCCTGACGCACAATGGCCTGCCACGGGTCCTCTGATGCTGAGTCAAAGGCACCTAGAGGCATCGGCAGCGTAGTCAATGTGGGCGTAAGCCACACATCATACTTGGAAAAGAAACGGTCGATGTTACGAGACGCCCTCTGTAGCACCGCTAGTGAGGATAAGAAGTCTGATAGGCTTTGGGTTCGTCCTATCTCGTACAACGTCCGGTTGAGCGGTTCGAATTGTTCGGGGGTGACGGTACGGCCGGTTAGGGAAGCGAAGCGGTCAATGGCCGAGGCAGTTCCAGCAAGGAGCACATTCCCAGCCGCGCTAGCCACCTGCTCGCCATCTACAGCAGGCATTGCCTCTTCTAAGTGGTGACCCAGTTCTTCGCACAACTGAACCGCATCGCACACCGCAGTAACGCAGTCGGCATGCACTGAGATGCTGCCAGAGTCTGGATAAGAAAAGGGAGGCACCGCAGTAGTGAAGGCGATGTTCAACTTCCCGGGGGCGGCACCCACCTCCTGCAGAAAGGGGCGCTTTGGTGGCGGTGCCCAGTATGGATCGCCTATGTCAGCACCAGCCGTAGCGTCCAGCAGGGCCGCGCTGTCCCTCACTGAGCGGGTAATGGCATGCTCAACCAAAAGTGCGCCTAACATGTGGACGTGGTCAGGGTCGAGAGGGTTGCGGCCTCGAGTGGGCTTCATACCAAAAACACCACAGCACGAGGCTGGAATCCGGATTGATCCACCGGCATCGTTGCCATGTGCCATGGGGACCAGGCCGGCAGCCACAGCAGCCGCGGAACCACCACTGGAACCGCCTGGGCTCCGGGCAGTATCCCAGGGGTTATGGCACGGGCCAAACAAACGAGGCTCGGTGGTGGGGCGAAGACCAAACTCCGGTGTGTTGGTCATCCCCAGGATGACCAGGCCAGCGCGCTTCAAACGCACCACAAGTTCACTGTCACGGTCAGGCACAAAATCTCGTAGAAATGCCGATCCCCAGGTCGACCGCGTGCCACGGCAGCAGACAATCAGATCCTTGAGCAGAAATGGCACACCAGTAAACGGTCCAGCAGGCAAAGTGCTCATGGCTGCTGCGCGTGCCTGTTCGTACATCCGCGTGACCACGGCGTTGAGAGCAGGGTTCAATCGTTCGATGCGCTCAATGGCTGCGTCCACCAGTTCGATAGGCGTCACCTTCTTGTGGCGCACCAGCTCAGCCTGAGCAATAGCATCCATAAAAGCAAACTCGTCGTGCCGTGCCATTGTCCCACCTCCGGAAGTCAGAAAACTGCTGCCTCACCTATTGACTTCAATTGACGGTGTTATCTGGAATTCTCTGTGGTGCAATATATGCTGAAGTCGCCTCGGATAATATGATAATCGGTCAGCAGTTGTCAACCTCCGTTGTGCAGTGTCCAGGACATACTATACAGTTTTCAGGCTATGGGTATGATGGGTATATTAACGAGGTCTTAGGGGTGACGGGATCAACGCTACCAATTTGGAGTCGAAACACTGGGGATCCTGCGAAATACGCTACCGTGTAAGACAATCTGTGTTCAGCAAGCCAACTGCCCGACCCGTAATACTAGCTGCGCCATGAAGATTTGCTGCATTTCGCGGGAAGCCTCATCTGTGAAAATTTGCAGCGCCAGCCTCATCAGTCTATAATTGCTGGTTAGCTTAGATGCGGCCGCCCTTAAATCGGCTTGTGGTCACGAGGATTAGGCTCTTTGGCACAGTGCAAGGCCACCCTCAGAGGAGGTTTTGAGTGGCTACCCTGCCTCTTAGGCATGCTCCTGACCCGCTCTTGCGGCAGAAAGCGAAACGAGTTAAAGCCATCGATTCTAAAATAGAGAGGTTGATTGACGACATGCTGGAGACCATGCACGCTGTCGGTGGACTGGGATTGGCTGCCCCCCAGGTTGGTGTCTCGCTTCGACTAGCCGTAATGGCCCCACCTGATGAGGAGCCTGTAGTGCTGATCAATCCTGAGATGGTAAAGAAATCAGGGGAGCGGGTGGTGAGTGAAGCGTGCCTCAGTGTACCGGGATACAGAGGAGAGATCAGGCGCTCGGCCTCAGTTACTGTAAAAGCCCGTGATCGCCACTGGAAGGAAATACGCGTGAAGGCCACTGGACTGATGGCCCAGTGTCTGGAACACGAGATAGACCACCTTAACGGCATCTTGTATGTCGACCACCTGGAGAGCCAGGACAAGCTGGAGCGCGTCCCGCCTGAAGGAGAAGAAGAGCAAGGCCTGTGATGAAGCTTTCCTTGAGACAGGAAGAAGTCTCAATCTTGATTCGAGTGAGGGACTTTCTAACCCAGGAGAAAATAGATAGCTATCTCGTCGGAGGATACATCCGCGACTCTCTGCTGGATCGCCCTACCAGAGATATTGACATCGCCGTGACCACCTCAGCTTTGGAAGCAGCCAAAAAGGTGGCCGCTGTGCTAAACGGCAGATACGTGCTTCTGGACGAGGCCAACGAAATAGCCAGGGTGGTCCTGCTCGAAGACGACTCAGTTCAAGGCCGGTGGCATCTGGATTTCTCCACGATACGAGAAGGCATCGAGGAAAATCTATCGCATCGTGACTTCACCATAGATGCCCTGGCAATAGACCTGAGAGAGCTGGAGACAGCTTCCGCTGCTTGCCTCATTGATCCCTTCCAGGGTCAGAAGGACCTGAAGGAAGGTATTATTAGAGCCGTAAGCGAAGCTGCTTTTGAGGACGACCCGGCTCGCCTGCTGCGCGCGGTGCGGCTGGCGGCCGAATACGGCCTTGCTATCGAGCAATGGACTGAAGCCTTGATTCAATCGCAGGCACAGCTTATATCCCAGGTAGCCGGAGAGCGGGTTCGAGAGGAGCTATGCCGTCTGCTTTCGGTCCAGAATGCTGCGCCTTACCTGTACTACCTTGATCGCTTGGGCCTTCTGACGGCCATCGTTCCTGAGCTGACCGCAACCAAGGGGGTAGAGCAGCCCCGAGAACACTACTGGGATGTGTTCCAGCATTCGATAGAGACAGTGGCCGCCCTTGAGCGTCTATTGCAAAGCGAAGACACAGCCCAGAAAGACGCCATCCTCAGTATGGTGCCGCATATTCCGCGCCTGAGTCAACATTTTCAACAAGAGGTTAGTCATGGCGTCAGCCGGGCCGTCTTGGCAAAAATAGCTGCTCTCCTACACGATGTAGCCAAGCCCCAAACAAAAAGCACCGAGCCAAACGGCAGGGCCCGCTTCTTAGGGCATACCAAGCAAGGGGCCGCCATGGCTGGGGATATCCTACAGCGACTGAGATTCAGCAACAGAGAGATGAGGACAGTGCAGAAGATCATAGAATCGCATCTTCGGCTGTGGCAGATGGGTGGTGAAGGTAAACCTACTCACCGGGCCATCTACCGCTTCTTCCGCGATACTGAGGACGCCAGCATTGATATACTGTTCCTCACTCTGGCCGATTTTCTGGCAGCTCAGGGCCCACACCTTGATATGTCAGAGTGGCAGCAGCATTGCCAGATGATAGAATACATCTGGTCGGAGCATGAGCAAGAAGAAGCAAGAATAATCCCCCAGAAGTTGATTGACGGCCACGATCTGATTGACATCTTGCGTCTTGAGCCCAGCCCAGTTATTGGCCAGCTTCTGGAGGCAATCCGCGAAGCACAGGGAATAGGCGAGATCACCACCAGAGAGGAAGCTATAGCCTTTGCTCGGAGGCAGCTCGACCAGTGTAAAACGAGTGAAAAGGTGGTATGATAAGTGAAATTTGTGTTTTTCCCTTGGCGGGAATCCTCTAAAGGATAACATAGGAGTGATTTGATGATGCGGCCCAGGCCACAAAAGAAAAGGGAGAAGATAGCGGTCAACAAGTGGGTGCTGGCATTGATCTTTGCCTTGCTGGTGGTATCTATCTGGCTGCTCAGTCCCAGTGGCAGCAGTGCCCTCGACAGGAAGAAGGAGAACCTGGGACTGCGTCTGGGATTGGATCTTAAAGGCGGGACGTATATTGTTTATCAGGCTGAGTTTCCAGAGGGCACAGAAAACAAAGACGAAGCGTTTGATGCGACCGTGGATTTGATTGAAAGGCGTATTGACGAATACGGGGTTTTTGAGCCAGTCATCCAGAAACAGGAAGGTTACCGCCTTGCAGTACAGTTGCCCGGCGTGACCGACATCGAAAAAGCCGAGGACTACATATTCAAACCGGGCTGGCTTGAGTTCAGACAGGTGGAGATGAAGGGCACCAGCACGGTGTCTTTAGACGACTACATCAAAGACACCGAGCGTACTAGCTTCTTTGACACCAGTGACGCCACACTGCAGGATGCTAACCGCGTATTTGTTGGCAAGAACGGCGAGCCAATTGTATTCTTGAAGAAGGGTGCCCAGGGTCTGGAGTATGTGGACAAGAACGGCACCGCGGTAGATCCAGGGGAACTGGACAAGACAGCGCTTTCCTGGATGCCGGCCGTCGGAACAGTCAAGGTCGACGATACCGATGTGGTCAAGGCCCTCAACGGCAACCAGCATCTGAAGAACGCTAGTCTGCAATTCGAATACGGCCAATTTGGTGATATTACTGGGTACGCGGTCGGAATTAAATGGAATGCGGAAGGCACAGACCTATTCGGCCAGATTACTAAACGCCTTCGCGATAGAGGGAGTTACGGTTCCGATCAGAGAGCGCTCGGCATCCTCCTGGACAATGTGCTCATTTCATCTCCTCAAGTATACCCCGCTGGTATGACGGGAGACTACGGGGACGAAGCCAGCATCACCGGAAACTTCACCCACTCTGAGGCAAAGAAGCTGGCATCTAAGCTGAACTCAGCGTTCCCTGTGTCTCTCAAACTAAGCTATGGGCCTGAAGTCATATCTGCTACCCTGGGAAAGGATTTCATCGATCGGTCTGTCCTGGCTGGAGTAATCGGGCTGGCGGTGGTGGCGCTGTTCATGATTCTCTACTACAAGCTGGCCGGGGTCGTCGCCAGCCTGGCTTTGGTGATCTACACAATCCTGGTGTTGGCTATTTATAAGGCGGTAGGAGTGACTATGAGCCTGGCTGGGGTAGCTGGCTTCATTGTGTCGCTGGGCATGGCGATAGATGCTAACGTGCTCATCTTCGAGCGGTTGAAGGAGGAACTGCGTGCCGGACGCACCGTCAGGGCGGCCATTGACACCGGGTTCAACCGCGCTTGGCCAGCTATTCGGGATAGCAATGTGACCACCTTCATTGCCTGTGGCATTCTCTACTGGTTCGGCGGCAGCGTCGTGGCCAGTACTGCGGTGAGGGGATTCGCTACCACTCTGTTTTTTGGCGTGGCGGTCAGCCTGTTCACTGCCCTTGTCGTTACTCGAACCTTTCTGATCTTCTTCACCGGTCCAGGGGCAGAAAAGAAGCTAAGCCGGTTTGGAGTGGAAGCAAAAGATGTTTGACTTTGTAAGCAAGAGACACTGGTTTCTGCTGGCCTCGGCCATACTGGTTGTTATCGGCCTCATCTCGGTGCTGGTCCCCGGTGGGCTGAAGCTGGGGATGGACTTCAAGGGAGGCATGTCTGCCACTCTGGTACCACCGGTAACACTGGTGCCGAATGAGGGGGTAACCCTTAACGATGTGAAGGAGAAGCTAACCGATTTAGGATTTCCTCAAGTTGCCGAAGGGGTTCAGCAAGAAGCGGAAGGGCAGTTCTCTGTTCCCACGGTCAACCTGGACCCGGCCCTGAGCAAGGACGATCTGGATATGGTAAGGAATGGATTGGCGGAAATCGGACAGGTGAACTGGACACTGACCATTGGCCAGGTGAAAGACAAACTAATTGCCCTGGGGTTTAGTCGAACTGCGGATAAGGTTCAGCAGTTAGGAGCATCAGAAACAGACAGGGCATTCCTGATCCGTACCGCAAAGCTGGATGTGGCTGAGCAGCAGAAGCTAAAGGACGGACTAGAGGAAATTGGACAACTGAAAGAATTCATGTTTGTTGATGCCATAGTGGCCTCCAAGACAGCGCGTAATGCGGCTATTGCTGCCGGTGCGGCTATGGCTGCTATGCTGGTCTACATGACCTGGGCCTTCCGCAGGATGCCCAGCCCAGTGCGCTATGGAACCTGCGCCATCGTAGCCCTGCTGTTTAACATTTTGATGGTCCTGGGGATTTTTTCCTTCCTGGGGAGAACTCTGGACTGGGAAATTGACCCCATGTTTATTACGGCCATGCTGGCGGTGATCGGCTATAGTATCAATGATACCATTGTGGTGCTGGATCGCGTTCGGGAGAATGTGGTGAGGCTGGTCAGCCCTGATTTTGGCATCACTGTCAACCGTGCCATCACCGAGACCCTAACCCGTTCATTGAATACTGCCATAACTACAGTCCTGGCGGTGCTGGCTGTTTATGCCTTCGTCGGCGGCCCTATTGAGCACTTTCTCATAGCGCTCTTGGTTGGCATCGTGGCTGGAACCTATAGCTCCATTTTCATCACCAGCGAGTTGCTGGTAGTCTGGGAGACAAGGAAGTGGCGAGGAGATGCTGGCAAATTGCCCGTGGCCGAAAAAACCGAGGTGGAGCGCCAGGGGACAGCAGACAAACCTATCCCTTAACCACTCCCTCCAAACGAGTGTTTGGTTGCAGCAATTCCTTGTGACAGAAGTAAGCAGAGAGACTCCTCTTCTTCTCTACAGAAGGATCAGGGTGACAATAAATATAAGTGTGTCAAAGGCTGTCTGCGAATGATAATTTCAAAGTTGAGATGTCATTCCCGCGCAGACGGGAATCCAGTCACTCCACCCCACCTGGATTCCGTATCAAGTACGGAATGACATTTCGGGCAGCTTCTCTCGTTTCGCCGATTTCGGCAAGAAAGCGCAAGAGGGATCGGTGTAAAGATTGTTGCAAGACAAGGATTTCTCTCACTCGTGAGCCTTCCGAGTGCATCATTCATGAATTCAAGAAGGAAACAGCATGCCTTTCTCTAAAGAGGCCCTAGATGAAGTTGCTCTGAGCGAATCAGAGTATCAGATCATAGTCGACAGGCTGGGCAGGGAGCCCAGTGTGGTAGAACTCGGGATGTTTGGCTCCTTGTGGAGCGAACACTGTGGCTACAAGCATTCCAAGCTACTGCTAAAGCGATTTCCTGTCAGAGGCAGAAGTGTGTTGACCAAGGCCGGCGAAGAGAACGCCGGTGCCGTGGACATCGGCGATGGGCTATGCGTGGTGATGAAGATGGAGTCGCATAATCACCCCTCAGCCATTGAGCCTTTCCAGGGAGCGGCTACTGGTGTGGGTGGAATCGTGAGGGATATCTTCACTATGGGGGCCAGGCCGATCGCTCTTCTCAACTCCTTGAGATTTGGGCCGCTACAGGAACCCCGTAATCGCTACCTTTTCGGTGGCGTGGTAGCCGGCATTGGTTCGTATGGCAACTGCCTGGGTATCCCTGATGTTGGCGGCGAGATATTCTTCTCCCCTTGCT
Coding sequences:
- a CDS encoding GAF domain-containing protein, giving the protein MFTLQRAGRWGEMSSKEMPIQPSGISGLDITRRDLVDCIEDDLLVIDSEYRIRFANAAICGRLGKAAESLAGQLCYEVLHERDRPCSPPLWDCPLERVLQNACLSRTIHPTRLYGEDRYLKITLYPLRDSHGSVEAAVELRKDVTSERALETQILRRHHQLLALSHISSAVSGERDLDTILKIALDNVLEIINGTIGGILLLDEDTNTLSYRVQRGLSAKFVESVKLSLGEGIAGRVAQSGQPTLSEDLSKDPRTANPDLASAEGLRAFVSIPLKAKDKVVGVMNVASHLRGRFGADDLALLNSIADYLGTAIEQAKLYEGLARAGERYRRLLQHALTAQEDERKRIARELHDETSQALTSITLTLQAMISMAEMKNIGDTEFIERLRKAHSYAVHASNEIVKLMKELRPSLLDELGLPAAINRYAKNTLEPQGINVSAEFKGMEQRLPQQVEVALFRIAQGAIGNILEHSEARNASIKLDCDANQCVLRIEDDGKGFDISKITRVDPRGRGAGLFTMKERVKLIGGNCRIDSQPGQGTKVTVKTPLVKDFVDEEDKGLNSG
- a CDS encoding response regulator transcription factor; amino-acid sequence: MRKIKVLIADDHALVRDGIRALLALVSDVEVVGEAANGIEALEKVRELAPDVVLMDLAMPVLGGLEATRRIRREFPGTKVLALTQYEDSESVVPIIEAGACGFVTKVAAFSELASAIQAAYRGDSFLSPSAAAVLVEEYQQKASTGRREDPYDRLTDREREVLKLIVEGYTAREIGDRLVISPKTVESYKTSLMNKLNIHNKTDLIKYALRKRLITL
- a CDS encoding amidase; this encodes MARHDEFAFMDAIAQAELVRHKKVTPIELVDAAIERIERLNPALNAVVTRMYEQARAAAMSTLPAGPFTGVPFLLKDLIVCCRGTRSTWGSAFLRDFVPDRDSELVVRLKRAGLVILGMTNTPEFGLRPTTEPRLFGPCHNPWDTARSPGGSSGGSAAAVAAGLVPMAHGNDAGGSIRIPASCCGVFGMKPTRGRNPLDPDHVHMLGALLVEHAITRSVRDSAALLDATAGADIGDPYWAPPPKRPFLQEVGAAPGKLNIAFTTAVPPFSYPDSGSISVHADCVTAVCDAVQLCEELGHHLEEAMPAVDGEQVASAAGNVLLAGTASAIDRFASLTGRTVTPEQFEPLNRTLYEIGRTQSLSDFLSSLAVLQRASRNIDRFFSKYDVWLTPTLTTLPMPLGAFDSASEDPWQAIVRQGECASFTGVANFTGRPAMSVPLFWNRENLPVGTQFVGRYGDEATLFRLAAQLEQARPWASRRPAISA
- the def gene encoding peptide deformylase gives rise to the protein MATLPLRHAPDPLLRQKAKRVKAIDSKIERLIDDMLETMHAVGGLGLAAPQVGVSLRLAVMAPPDEEPVVLINPEMVKKSGERVVSEACLSVPGYRGEIRRSASVTVKARDRHWKEIRVKATGLMAQCLEHEIDHLNGILYVDHLESQDKLERVPPEGEEEQGL
- a CDS encoding HD domain-containing protein — protein: MKLSLRQEEVSILIRVRDFLTQEKIDSYLVGGYIRDSLLDRPTRDIDIAVTTSALEAAKKVAAVLNGRYVLLDEANEIARVVLLEDDSVQGRWHLDFSTIREGIEENLSHRDFTIDALAIDLRELETASAACLIDPFQGQKDLKEGIIRAVSEAAFEDDPARLLRAVRLAAEYGLAIEQWTEALIQSQAQLISQVAGERVREELCRLLSVQNAAPYLYYLDRLGLLTAIVPELTATKGVEQPREHYWDVFQHSIETVAALERLLQSEDTAQKDAILSMVPHIPRLSQHFQQEVSHGVSRAVLAKIAALLHDVAKPQTKSTEPNGRARFLGHTKQGAAMAGDILQRLRFSNREMRTVQKIIESHLRLWQMGGEGKPTHRAIYRFFRDTEDASIDILFLTLADFLAAQGPHLDMSEWQQHCQMIEYIWSEHEQEEARIIPQKLIDGHDLIDILRLEPSPVIGQLLEAIREAQGIGEITTREEAIAFARRQLDQCKTSEKVV
- the secD gene encoding protein translocase subunit SecD; this encodes MMRPRPQKKREKIAVNKWVLALIFALLVVSIWLLSPSGSSALDRKKENLGLRLGLDLKGGTYIVYQAEFPEGTENKDEAFDATVDLIERRIDEYGVFEPVIQKQEGYRLAVQLPGVTDIEKAEDYIFKPGWLEFRQVEMKGTSTVSLDDYIKDTERTSFFDTSDATLQDANRVFVGKNGEPIVFLKKGAQGLEYVDKNGTAVDPGELDKTALSWMPAVGTVKVDDTDVVKALNGNQHLKNASLQFEYGQFGDITGYAVGIKWNAEGTDLFGQITKRLRDRGSYGSDQRALGILLDNVLISSPQVYPAGMTGDYGDEASITGNFTHSEAKKLASKLNSAFPVSLKLSYGPEVISATLGKDFIDRSVLAGVIGLAVVALFMILYYKLAGVVASLALVIYTILVLAIYKAVGVTMSLAGVAGFIVSLGMAIDANVLIFERLKEELRAGRTVRAAIDTGFNRAWPAIRDSNVTTFIACGILYWFGGSVVASTAVRGFATTLFFGVAVSLFTALVVTRTFLIFFTGPGAEKKLSRFGVEAKDV
- a CDS encoding protein translocase subunit SecF — its product is MFDFVSKRHWFLLASAILVVIGLISVLVPGGLKLGMDFKGGMSATLVPPVTLVPNEGVTLNDVKEKLTDLGFPQVAEGVQQEAEGQFSVPTVNLDPALSKDDLDMVRNGLAEIGQVNWTLTIGQVKDKLIALGFSRTADKVQQLGASETDRAFLIRTAKLDVAEQQKLKDGLEEIGQLKEFMFVDAIVASKTARNAAIAAGAAMAAMLVYMTWAFRRMPSPVRYGTCAIVALLFNILMVLGIFSFLGRTLDWEIDPMFITAMLAVIGYSINDTIVVLDRVRENVVRLVSPDFGITVNRAITETLTRSLNTAITTVLAVLAVYAFVGGPIEHFLIALLVGIVAGTYSSIFITSELLVVWETRKWRGDAGKLPVAEKTEVERQGTADKPIP